From the genome of Methanothrix soehngenii GP6:
TTTGAGAAAACTGGAATTCCCCGAGCCGTTTAAGCATGATCATCCTCCTGTCCAAGAGCTTAGTGATATAGATCCTGGCCCATCCAGTCAAGGAGAGAAGTTTGCCGATTGGGTTTACGAGAACTTGGGGTCATGGCGATTCATACTCGCACAATCGATCCTTGTGGCAGTTTGGGTGCTGCTCAATGCAACTGCCTACATGCAAGCCTGGGATCCTTATCCGTTCATCTTCATGAACTTGATCTTCTCATTGCAGTCTGCCTATACCGCGTCTTTAATCCTGATGAGCCAAAATCGCCAGGATCGCCTAAAAGCTCACAATGATTATCTTATGAACATTCGCGCAGAGGAAGAGTCCAAGGCAGTCCTTGACAATTTTGCCGCTCAGAATAGAGCACTGGAGGAGATCTATCGTGAGCTTCTTGCCTTGAAGAGCAAAATGGAAAATGTTGAATAATATGCCAGAAGGAATCTTGAGTGGCCTGCCAACTCCTGGACCTTTGAGGGCCGGATTGAGTTGGGAGCTAATGCTATTACATTTTGAATTGTCTTATAGCAGGAAAGAGAGATTGGACTTCGATTTCGATGGAAAATCCCTTTCCTCGCAGCTTACCTGGGCTGGATCTGGAGGTCAATTATGCGATTCGCATTGGAGAAAGTAAAACGGGGGAGATGGCTGATATCCCCCGGTTTTTAGGTGCGTTTTCATGGAAGAGGCACGGAGACAAAAGGGCGTGCTACCAGGAAATTACCCTGTAGACCCAGTTGCTCAGAAGCGTCCAGATCTTGACAAAACCAGATCCCTTCTCCAGCTTATTCTTATCCTTTGCAGAATATCTTTCCCTATCATTCATCCAAGAGTCCATGTGAGGCTTTCACATCTCTTTTGAATATAACAATATCGGTGCGCATGATGAAAGGGCCTGATCTGCAACATTAAGATCCAAGATCTCCTGGCATAGGCGGGCTTGGAGACGGCATGAACCCATTCAGCAATAAATTAATAGCAGTGCAAAGGAACGCCTTTTCCGGCATTGATATAAAAAGATAATGCCAGATAAAGGTAATATAGCATAAGCACGAAGATGTTGGCGGAAGCATTGAACCGTGGCGAGCAGCAATTTAGCAGGAAAATCGCAGAGGATGAAATGAAGTCGCCGGAAAGGATCACCATAGCACTGGACGAAGAGACAGCTGGCCTGTTCAAGAAGATGAAAGAGGACTCGAACATGTCCCAGAGCGAGCTGATGCGAGAGTCTCTGAAGTTCTTTGGCAAACATAAGTTGCTCTTTGAATATGCGGAGGACAACAAGGTCTACACCCATGCAGAGATGCTCGCTGCCGGGGAGCATGTCATACTTGATATCGACCACTGGATAATGTTTCTGAGCTTCATCGAGACGCATCCGGAGAAAGAGAAGTTCTGGAGCCTGCATAAAGAGGTCAGCCGGGCCCATGCCGAGCAGTTCAAGCACAAGCTCTTCAATGCCGAGACCATCCTCCGCCGGCTGGAGATCTGCAACCTATTTACCATGAATAAGACCGGCAAGAACGAGTTCACTCTGATCTTCGGATCGGATGCCCCCAAGAAGTTCGTCCTTAAGGAATTAGAGGAGATCTTCGATGGCATGGGCTTTTTGGTGGAGATCAAAGAGGACTTCTCCAAGCTCAGGATCAAAGTAATTCATGATCTATAAGAAAAATTAATCCCCTAGAAGGATCATACCCCCGCGAAGATGAATGACGTTTCCCCTTCCATGGATCTTATCTCCCTGGCAGAGGACTTCATCGCCGCAAAGCAGGAAGAGATAAGCCTGGAGCTGTCTAGAAAATATCTGCTATCCTCAGACGAGGTATCGGAGATCGTATCCACATTTTTGGAGGATTCTTATGGGCCGGCCATGGCCCTGGCAGGGGAAATTGCAGGGAGAGAGGGGCTGGTGCTGCTATTTATCGGCAGGAAGGACTGCGCCATCTGCCAGCGATGCTATCCGGTCCTGGAGAGATTCATCATTGAGCACAGAGAAATAGAGCCGGTGATCCTCGACTACTCCCAGACTGAGGGACTGATCTATCACCTGATCCATAGAGAAGAGAGGGGAATGCTGCCTTTGATCGCTTTCATATTTAAAGGGAAGATGATGATGAAAACCTGTGGCGAATGCGCTGCAGAGCATGTTTATGAGAAGTGCTATCGCGACATAAGAGACGATTGCAGCCAAAATTTATATGTCCACTGAGATCGCACCG
Proteins encoded in this window:
- a CDS encoding ribbon-helix-helix protein, CopG family gives rise to the protein MLAEALNRGEQQFSRKIAEDEMKSPERITIALDEETAGLFKKMKEDSNMSQSELMRESLKFFGKHKLLFEYAEDNKVYTHAEMLAAGEHVILDIDHWIMFLSFIETHPEKEKFWSLHKEVSRAHAEQFKHKLFNAETILRRLEICNLFTMNKTGKNEFTLIFGSDAPKKFVLKELEEIFDGMGFLVEIKEDFSKLRIKVIHDL
- a CDS encoding DUF1003 domain-containing protein; protein product: MIDAYNAVLSYGLFRGLNLRKLEFPEPFKHDHPPVQELSDIDPGPSSQGEKFADWVYENLGSWRFILAQSILVAVWVLLNATAYMQAWDPYPFIFMNLIFSLQSAYTASLILMSQNRQDRLKAHNDYLMNIRAEEESKAVLDNFAAQNRALEEIYRELLALKSKMENVE